The DNA sequence AGTGAAGCCCAGACCTGTCCAGGCAGCTAGCATCCCTGGGATGCTTGGAATGTTCCAAAATGTATGGAATTTAGGCTATGaagtattttttatgatttttggtACATTTTACTTGAAACAGTCTGCTGCATTCTTTCTCAGACAAATTATGTATTTGCTCTGCATTATTGGATTGTGAGTTAAGTGATGGTTTCTGTTAGAAAGTTTTCTGTATAAATGTTTAGGCATGCTTAGACATGTATAGTATTGTTTCTGTTGGAAGAAAACAATTATATAGGCATCCACAAAGGATGATTTGGTTTGCCTAATTTGTAGGAATGGGATGGCTTGATGCTATCTAATTTTGCATTGGAGCAACAATTGCACACGGCAAGGCAAGAGCTAAGTCATGCTCTCTATCAGGTATGAGCAACAAAGTTATTAATATGACAATTGTCCTTTATAGTTCTGCTTTACATTTCTCAGCTCCTGCTTTATGCTATCACCAAAACTTTCATGTTTCTTGGTTTTTTAGattctcaattttcttttacagGATTCTATTATTAGCTTTACTATTTTTCCAGTACCTAGTTgccattatttatatttgttttaatctaTAGCATGATGCTGCATGCCGAGTTATTGCTAGACTTAAAAAGGAACGAGATGAAGCTAGGTCTTTACTTGCACAAGCAGAAAGGCAGTACCCTGTTTCTGCACTAAATGCTCCAACTGCAAATGCCCCTGTTCTGAGCAATGGGAAAAGAGGTTTTGACATTAtgatatctttttctttcttctatatATTGCAATTCTGCAGACTACATTTTAGGCTGAGCTTGATTTAACTCTCATAAAGCAACTGCTTCTTACTTCATTGAGGGACATTTGGCACTTTATTAGATTATAGATGAAAGTGTTCAAACGCCTACATTCCCTAGTGGCTattatttctcttctttttgttgtttgatTGTTTATCTGGATTATCTTTTTCACATGTAGCTGCTGAGGATGAGGATCTGGCTCCTGGTGCAAAGAAAATTCATCCTGGAATATCTTCTAGCATAATTTCTGAGCTAACTGATTGCAACGCTGCTCTCTCCCAGCAGAGAAAGAAGAGACAGGTATTTGGTGATAATACAAGTACATTGACGTTTTCACATGTTTCCGTCGCTGTTACTACTTTCCTTTTCCTCCATTCTTGGTTCATTTCTTCTGTTTAACCTTTTTTACTTGTTGGATTTTATTTAACTTGTAGTATTCCATTTTGATTGCTTTGATTTGCATCCTAAAATTGTAATATACGTGTGTGCATATAAATTTTTGTGgcatatttcaattatttatttagtgttTTTAATATGTGGATTTTAATGTTTGGACTTGTTTCTGCCTATGGTTCATTGGGTTTGGTTTGTTTCAGATTCCTGGCACTTTGGCTCCTATTGAAGCTCTAGAGTCATATACCCAGATATCTAGTCACCCCTTtcacaaaacaaacaaacaggGCATTATATCTCTTGATATCCTTTATTCTAAGGTATGGTTTTTAAACTTACAAAAAGgctatttgatttttttcccTTGAAAAATAATGGGAGGTAATCCAGGATCACCCTATTATCTGTTGACAGGACTTAATTGCAACTGGAGGTATTGATACAAATGCTGTTATTTTTGATCGACCTTCAGGACAGATATTATCTACACTAAGTGGTCACTCCAAAAAGGTTTTATTTCAGTTGGAATTGCTGGAGttatcttttctttaatttttttgctGATTGTGGGTGCTTTTGGTAGGTGACCAGTGTAAAGTTTGTAGCTCAGGGTGAATCAATCTTAACTGGTTCAGCAGATAAGGTAAAGGGCAATGCTCTACTATTAATTGCTTGGAAGTATTTTATTTGGGGTCTTTTTGGATGAATACGTTCAAATAATAGTGTAAGCACTTgcatataagttttttttttcatcgagAGGGAAATAGGGTTACACTGTTTTTGTATAAGCTTGTTGGCTGGCTCGTTGAAATAATAAGGTGAAAAAATTCAGAAGGACATATCATGTGCTGTCAAGAACACTTAGTCTAGTCAACCTGTCATAAGATAAGTCTAAATAAGCTGTAAATAAGCTCTTCCAAATGGGGCCTTGTTAACCCTCTCTGCCCAAGTGAAGACATCGTATAGCATCACAAGAATGTTCCATCCATGCATTGCTACATTAATTGTTCTCATCCAGACCCGAGCTAGATTTTGTTTGAGAACTGTTATTCACATTCCACTCTGCATTTTTCAGTCTCATGCAATTTACTTGCATTTTGTTCTCATAATGAGTTCTTTTTTCTTGGCCAACAGATAATGGTTTATTTGTAAATGTGAAATCCAAAGCACTTAAAAGTTTAAAGTGTGTAGTATGTTGCTAAGACTGATTCTTGCAAGGGTAACTTACCAGTTTGATCGGAATTTTCACATTAGGTTTTTGGTAATAAAGCGTTTAGTCAGTAATGTGATTATTTCAACTTAGCGTTATCAAATTACAAATGGAACTTAGTTAAGTGAAGTTTTCTCTAATCTGTTAGCTGTTTCTACTTTGCATTTTCCAGTGCccaatgtttttattttgtattgcaGACAGTTCGTTTGTGGCAAGGGTCAGATGATGGTAACTATAACTGCAGGCACATCTTAAAGGATCATACAGCAgaggtaaataaaattaatgtcaCCATAGTTTATCAGAATCGGTTATAAGTCGTGTACAAAATCATTCCTATTTTGCTTTTGTAGTATTTATGCAGAAATAATTCCTTCCTATCTTTTGAATATCTAAATTTcggtttttttattaatgaaattgaAGCAGGCCTACGATTTTCTTACTCATGATGAGTTTTAGGTTAGCAATATGATCAAGTGTTTGGGGCATGGTGTTTTACTTGATTTTATGAGTGGCtcaatttttattgtaaaagcTTCTGGATTGGCATTATTAGATGTTTGTAaataatttagtcccaattccTCTTCAATGTTGTACTTATTTCACATTACTTGGTGATTAGTTTGCTGtcatgttattaaatattaccCATGGGCTGATGCCATAGTCTTTGTTGTGTGATAGTTGTTTCGATAGATTTGGTGGAGTGTAAGGTTATTTATAGGGTTGGACGATTATTTTACTTGAATCAATAACATTCCATGTTTGATGATATGGCTTAATATGGATTTTTTGCTGAATGGGAAATAAGTTAGTGTAAAATGTTTGCAAGATTGTAGACATTCTTCAAAACACAACTCCACAATCGGAGCCAAGTTAAAATGTCCTCAAATAATTACCTTGTCCAAATGTTTTATTTCTTGATCTCCAAACTTTCTACAAAACTCTTTCTGCTTAGAAGCATAGTAGATAGCACCTTATTTAGTTTCTTACCCTGTAATTCACAGTTGCTGAAACTCTGTGCAATGCATTCTGTATATACTTCCTACTTTGGTTGGATTTGGATTTTGGAAATTTCACCATAGATATCTCTCGTTGTCCAGTTTGATTTGGCCACATAAACAGTCATAGGATAGTCATTGGATGAGTGGTGAGTGATCCATTAATTTCAGCGGAAGCCATTTCCCATAATTTGTGCTTTCATCTATATCACAAATAATCACAGCagaatattcattttaatataatttattcttttattatcgatactaaaaaaacaaacacagGATACCAACATTCCTGCagatctaatttaaaaattactattCCCCTGCTGATCTTTTTGTTTAAGAATCAGTTTTACCCTAGTAACAGCATCCTTACTGACCCTGGTATGTTTGTTTTTAGATTTTCCATCCTCTCAAATAATGGAGTTGGAATCTGAATTATATTCAGATTCAGTTGTCAAATCCATCCACTTTAGTATTTTATACAAGTAAAATTGAATTCTTCGTCAGCTTTAAAATCAGTTTCAATTGCTCATGTGAGCAGCTATACCATTGTGTATTTGAATATGTAGGAAATATCTTGGAATGCTATCTAATTCTCACCCTTATTCTTTGCCTAAACTACGATTTGAACGTGGTATAAAAGCCTCTGTGACTGACCTAGTAGTCTTGAGTATCCTTGCAGCCCCCACTTCTCTAATAAAACATTTGTGTATCCACCTTGAAAATAGTTTATCCATTTTTTGCGAAGTTCATGGAACTCAATTTCCACCAAATTTATGCATTTTCTCTGCTTCagcctgtttttttttttttttcactaatgagcctttctttttctttttccaaataTTCGCCAAGTTGTCCTGTTTTTTCACTGATTGGCTCTGTTCTACCCTATCTTTTTGTTGATAGGCTCCTTTTGTCTCTGATCCACCCAGATGTAGTCTTGCTTGTTGCCGTCCAAAATTCAGTTTGGTCATTGGATTTGTTTTCATGTCTGGAAAATCTAGGGAATTTAGTACTACTACTACATATAAGGGCTAATGTTTATCGCTTGTATGATGCCCTTCACAATCTCTATTCATTCTGTACCTATCTCCCCTACATATTTCCCATAATTGCAATATTGTAAATATCCTAACAACCATTCAGCTATTTGAAACTCTTGACTGCTAGGTTttgattttctttatcattagaTTTCAGTGTTCCTACTGCTTTAATGTAATGCTTATAATGGCCGGCCAAATAGTTGTCTGTGTAGCTGCAGTTCTACTTTTCAGTTGATTTACCATTTTGTAATCTCGTGTTGTCCAGTTTGAAACATAATATCCACtcaacattataaattttacttgTATGGAACCATGAAATCGCATGCCTTTTAAGATTGCTGTTTTTAAATAAGGCTTCTCCCAATTCCTGTCAACTATGCCTGTCCTGTTTATGCTGTGCATGTGATGCATGAATgatttactttttcaattttttcaggTGCAAGCTGTCACTGTCCATGCTACCAATAATTATTTTGTGACTGCTTCACTTGATGGCTCTTGGTGCTTTTATGAACTTTCTTCAGGGACATGTTTGACTCAGGTTTGGTCTCCTTTTTTATGTAATACGGTCCATAACGGGAAGAACTGTGCATGCACATGAATCTTCTTAGTTGGGCACGTTTTTCCTGTCAGAATATGAAAGTTAATTTAGTGCTTTTAAGAGGGTTCTGAagattgtaaatattttttgtagtttCTTTAAAACTTATCCGTTTTAAGTATTAGATTTTAACCTTTTATTCAGTCTTAATGTATATAAGTTCTGATTCTGATTATTGTAATATGGTGATGTGTAGGTTTTTGACACTTCAGGTTCTTCTGAAGGCTACACATCAGCTGCTTTTCATCCTGATGGTCTCATCCTTGGAACTGGCACCACAGAATCTCTTGTTAAGATTTGGGATGTAAAAAGCCAGgtaaacaatttttcttttacttcgTTTGAAGTTAAATTCTAGTGTTTATTGTTATCTGTGTTGATACCTTCATCCGTTGGTTGCAGGCAAATGTTGCTAGGTTCGATGGACATGCTGGTCCAGTAACTGCCATTTCTTTTTCTGAGAACGGATACTTCCTTGCGGTATGTGAGAAATTGTGAACTGTAAAAGTATGATATGATTGTCTGTACAGTATTCTTATTGTACTCTTAAATTGGGCAGACTGCTGCTCATGATGGTGTTAAGCTTTGGGATCTACGGAAATTGAAGAACTTCAGGAATTTTGCTCCATATGATTCCGAGACACCAACAAACTCTGGTATTCATCTTCAGTTGTGGATGGCCTTATGTAACCTATATATGTATCGGTAAAGTTATACCTATTTCAAAATGCTTATTGTAATTCTGTTATCTTGCAGTGGAGTTCGACCACAGTGGATCCTACCTTGCAATTGCTGGCTCTGATATAAGGTGAAGAAAAATGTCTAGTACTCAGTTTGGTGACTTTCAGAACGTTACAGAAAAAATATCCTCAACTGAAGCCTGTTATTTTGTCAATATCTTTCATTAGATTTAACCTGAAATTGATTTCCAGTTCCTGTTAATTTATGTAGGATTTACCAAGTTGCAAATGTGAAATCTGAATGGAACTGTATTAAAACCTTCCCCGATTTATCCGGAACAGGTTTTGTATCTTTTCCCCCATTGTTTATTATTCCTTGAGGGTTTGAGGGTTTCGTATTTCTTGAGTTACTAAGATGGCATTCGAACTTTTTCTTCCCAGGTAAGGCCACGTGTGTAAAATTTGGTGCAGACTCTAAATACATAGCTGTTGGATCAATGGACCGGAATCTTCGAATATTTGGCTTGCCTGGCGAAGATGCTCCCACCGAGTCATAAAATGCGTCAGTTGTACAGGCCAAAATGTTGTTTTGGAGTGACTGTTGCTGCCATTTGGTGCTTGGTCAAAATCATGGATTTGGAGAAGTTAATGAAGGTAGTGGTTTCTTTGATTATTTGGTCTTGGTTCTCACATACCATGGTGTATGAGGGATGGAGCAAATGTACTTTCAGGCTTTCTGCAGCAACATTACTATGCCTTGGCCTTTGATCATGGCTGCTAACCTAAGTCACAGAAGCTGCAATATTTGCCTTGTCTTCAAAACCTCGAAGCTTATGTTGTCCGTAGATAATTTTGTAACGTAAACTGTTAAATTAGTGAGATAACTGATTTCTCGGCCATTTCATTGGAAATTTATATGGTTGTAACTATTCTTATTCGGGGTGCTTTTCTTGATTTATTagacattattaaaaaaaaaaaaaaaagagcaataGACATCAACTTGTAGTAGACTAGTTATGAAAAATCATGTTGagcaaaacttttttttctcatttaagTAATGTAAAAGATTAAAAGACCATTCGATTGGACTAATGGGATGCCTGAAACATATTTTGTTTGTTGCTTGAAATTCATTGTAGCCTATTTAATTATCGACAGATCATTATTTTAACCATGAACCATTTCTGTTTGCCAACTTATTCATCGATGATTTGTAGTAATACCAATTTGGTACTatgcttttttaaattttatgcacTATAGCTGTTGGAGATGATTTCTTTTTCAGCATTTTCTTCATTACCATCGTTTTCGTCATTTTTTTCATCACcgtaagaaaaattataatttgtatacgacttcatatttgttttctatatttactcctattaaaattttattgttaggTGTAATTATATTAGAAATCCTCTGCGTTAACAATTAACACGCACATTACTTTTTCGGTTGTTTAATTTCAATCAACAAAGAGAGGATCTATATTGACATTCAGCATAAGTCTCATACATTAAGCAACGAAAAACGATAACATGTGATTACAATATGTTGTTTAACATCTCACTGTCCAAGGAGAGATAGTTGAATTTGTTTATTGTGCTCATCTTAACGTCGATTAAGGTAAGGAGAAGTATATGTGAAACCCCATAACTGcacataaaagaaattgtgtGTAAATAGTTAATCATAATTATGGTAATACAAATAAGAAGTGAAGAAAACAAGACATGAACATGTTATATTTTGAGATATCATCTTAATTGAGATGTcttattataagttttttttcttaaaaataaaataaaataaaacaaggcATGAACATGTAAGGATAATAACATAAACTGATCACATATCATTAGATAATCAAAAAGCCAAATTTCAAAGAAACCAATGAGAATAAGATGttctattattttgaataaCAATTCAGACATTTTTTAAACAACTTAGGATTGTCCTGCGGTACCTATCTAATCGAAGAGTTATTTCAAACaatccaaaataatttataagctTCTTTAAGGGAAAATCTCTTAggattttacaatttaaaataatcaaatgatttttataaatttctcgtctatataacatattttaccATAACATATTCTCTTTATTCAACTAAATCCTAAATTTTGAACCCTGAACAACACCTTTAACTCCTTTTTATCCAATATTTCTCATTGTAGCCTCTGTTATTCACCATTTTAGCACgaactaattttataatatctttGTTAATATGATGTTGAGCAATTATCACCACCCTATTACCATTAAATGAATGacatatttacatattaaattcaAAGGTAATCAAATTTTCCGTTAAAGcacaaaagtaaattaaatttaagatatatatatatatatatatatatatatatatatatatatatatatatatatatatatatatatatatatatttaagctaCAAATTAACTTCTGTAGTAAGCATCACCTCAACATTCTTCAATTCAAATTCTGAGGTGTGAGCCAAACACATGTTTCCAAATGTATCACACGGTGCACTGGTTCCAGTTAACCTTTCCAACCACAAGGATTCAATAAAGAACAGAAATTCAATTAGTTTAGTGCTacttaaaaaatcaataatttggTTTAACAACAGTTAAGTAACAGCAGTGAGTGAAGTGAGTGAAGTACTTACAAATCTTCATCTAAGCATAAAGCAGAACTTCCACCACCACCAAGTGCAACCAAATCATTCAAACATAAGTAATAGTACCTGTTCACACCTACAAGGAACATACAAAATCAGAATCTCAATAATTCAAAGGAACTTGGACAGAATGAAACAACTTTTTTCATGCTTAAAATAAAAGACTGAGATACCTATACCCTGCAAAACTGATAATTTACATGTTTCAATTCAGGAATAATAGTCTAAACTGAAAATGATTAATCAGGTGAGTGAAATAAAtcaattgtcttttaaattgCGTCAAAATCTAGAATATGCCACATGTCAAATTAGataaattttgaagtaaaatttgatataaattttgacACGCAATATCTTAAAACATAGTTAACGCTAATTTAAACATTAATCAATAAGTACCCATACCTTATTTGGAATAGTCTAAGTGTAAGTCAAAAGTCTCATATTagataaaatagacaaaattaaacattatataagaataaagactcataacatcattgtcttaagattttgagattaaagtggtgtcaaatattttatatgtgtaacactaatgtcatatatatcTAGAACTACAACCAACAGTGATATCAGAGCATATGCATATGCAAAAATATAACCCAACATACCGGTAGGTCGAAAAAGCCTTGGTTGACCATATACAGTTGTAAATACAAAAGTTTGGCTTGTCCCCTATTACGACAGAAAACAgaacaaaatcaaatttcaaaagatGTGAAAGGATAATAGCATtaactaaagaaaaagaaaaggttttCATACTTGATATCTCCTCTTGAAAGTAGGTTTCAAGGGGCAAAATACGAGTCCACCAAACACAGCCCCTTGTGTATCTCCAACAATCTAAATGTTTTGGCAAAACAGAACAAATACATTAATCTGCAGTTAGTGAATCTCCACTGAACATCATGACAGAAGACATGTATTTAACTCATAAAAGGTTCACATACCAGCAAACCAGGACCAGACAGTTTGGCACTGTTGCGAAGAAGTGTACGAAGTGATATGCCATGTTTCATGGAACTGTCCATTGTTCAAACAAGTCATGTTGAATCCatatttcaaaagttaaatatttttttagttcctaaactcgatacaaaattgaaatttgtctcTTTTTGTAAAGTTGATATGTTTTCGTTTTcgactttaaaaatgaataaatataatcattttaacttgataatgttaactttttttaggtGTTGATCGATCTTTCAGACTaacatttgaattaaaatatgttaaatagtGTAAATAACTTAAAGACCAACCTAAAAAGTCGCTTAACACGTTTTAACACA is a window from the Vigna unguiculata cultivar IT97K-499-35 chromosome 7, ASM411807v1, whole genome shotgun sequence genome containing:
- the LOC114191988 gene encoding pre-mRNA-processing factor 19, whose amino-acid sequence is MNCSISGEVPEEPVVSRNSGLLFEKRLIERHILDYGKCPITGEPLTMDDIVPIKTGKIVKPRPVQAASIPGMLGMFQNEWDGLMLSNFALEQQLHTARQELSHALYQHDAACRVIARLKKERDEARSLLAQAERQYPVSALNAPTANAPVLSNGKRAAEDEDLAPGAKKIHPGISSSIISELTDCNAALSQQRKKRQIPGTLAPIEALESYTQISSHPFHKTNKQGIISLDILYSKDLIATGGIDTNAVIFDRPSGQILSTLSGHSKKVTSVKFVAQGESILTGSADKTVRLWQGSDDGNYNCRHILKDHTAEVQAVTVHATNNYFVTASLDGSWCFYELSSGTCLTQVFDTSGSSEGYTSAAFHPDGLILGTGTTESLVKIWDVKSQANVARFDGHAGPVTAISFSENGYFLATAAHDGVKLWDLRKLKNFRNFAPYDSETPTNSVEFDHSGSYLAIAGSDIRIYQVANVKSEWNCIKTFPDLSGTGKATCVKFGADSKYIAVGSMDRNLRIFGLPGEDAPTES